From the Anguilla anguilla isolate fAngAng1 chromosome 8, fAngAng1.pri, whole genome shotgun sequence genome, one window contains:
- the crabp2b gene encoding cellular retinoic acid-binding protein 2b has translation MERKIPDFSGTWKMKTSENFEELLKALGVNVLLRKIAVAAASKPSVEISQQGETLSIQTSTSVRTTRISFTVGQPFAEATVDGRSCTSYPRWETDCKITCEQVLQRGEGPKTAWTRELTNDGELVLRMSAGDVVCTRVYVRD, from the exons ATGGAACGCAAAATCCCTGACTTCTCCGGAACCTGGAAAATGAAAACTTCGGAGAACTTCGAGGAGCTTCTGAAAGCGCTAG gagTGAACGTGCTGCTGAGGAAGATCGCCGTGGCGGCCGCGTCGAAGCCGTCGGTGGAGatcagccagcagggggagacCCTGTCCATCCAGACCTCCACCTCCGTCCGCACCACCCGCATCTCCTTCACCGTGGGGCAGCCCTTCGCCGAGGCCACCGTGGACGGGCGGTCCTGCACG AGTTATCCTCGCTGGGAGACTGACTGCAAAATCACCTGTGAGCAAGTTctgcagaggggggaggggcccaaGACCGCATGGACCCGGGAGCTGACCAATGACGGCGAGCTTGTCCTG AGGATGAGCGCTGGTGACGTTGTGTGCACCAGGGTATACGTTCGAGACTGA
- the LOC118233698 gene encoding protein asteroid homolog 1-like, which translates to MGVRGLLGYMEENRKQFFKDLKLKNTTLIIDGCNFYFNLYFSSPLDQQHGGDYDAFAKLIREFFKVLSTCNIKPIVLLDGGVDYTNKKFQTRQQRAQNNIEKAVDLSHGLGKSLLPLLTKEVFKEVLHSLHVPFIQCVNEADWEIACLASEWNYPVLSADSDFFVFDLKGGYLPFQLFQWCNIRECPETSERYIPASCFSIDNFCARFNKMNKELLPLFAVMAGNDFTNLGDMRTFFSRVNVQGSGHSAHGRTRAQIDVLLCWLSKFPGPEQALDAVVQVLWDSAQDSIRPQLSSGMQEYRLSPSNLPQYFTHGEMVPNLPEPLRDLPNWVLVGLLSGDLPSIILEVLAVQMTMMRTQVEDPQRPSSHTASLPIRKVLYGLLLHGKSMPLQEPCTKKKKIAHQNEGSPHYHVREFDREGLNLKEFHVQPDLPSGIQHLPLKTLNEVPLPDRLQVLLKTLKVDESIANAVLPHLSLPVCVTCYWLNCSEPKPDLHIVQALLLGIVYGELCRTQGPEAGDPDLQAVCDRLGRLRVAVRERKELDLKVAHAYSQWQSCLWMSFYLNQLLQCPLPEPECAWLYSGTFAHGAVKKLRTGIIPEVLLGGAGVPARLYETIQWAVQRSVGTDFFTPPSRRQNIGAGAAVEDK; encoded by the exons ATGGGTGTTCGTGGACTCCTAGGTTACATGgaagaaaacaggaagcagTTTTTTAAGGACCTGAAGCTAAAAAACACAACACTTATAATTGACGGATGCAACTTTTACTTCAACCTGTACTTCTCCTCACCCTTGGACCAGCAGCATGGGGGAGACTATGATGCCTTTGCCAAACTCATTCGAGAATTCTTTAAGGTTCTTTCCACCTGCAACATAAAACCCATTGTCTTGCTGGATGGGGGAGTTGATTACACCAACAAGAAATTTCAAACACGACAACAGCGAGCCCAGAACAACATCGAGAAGGCTGTTGATCTGTCACATGGGTTAGGAAAGTCGCTCTTGCCACTCCTCACCAAAGAGGTGTTCAAAGAGGTGCTGCACAGCCTTCATGTCCCCTTCATCCAGTGTGTAAATGAGGCTGATTGGGAGATCGCCTGCTTGGCCAGCGAGTGGAACTACCCAGTGCTATCTGCGGACAGCGACTTCTTTGTCTTCGACTTGAAGGGTGGGTACCTCCCCTTCCAGTTGTTCCAGTGGTGCAACATTCGCGAGTGCCCAGAGACCTCAGAAAGGTACATTCCAGCCTCGTGTTTCTCCATCGACAACTTCTGCGCCCGCTTCAATAAGATGAACAAAGAGCTGCTCCCTCTCTTTGCGGTGATGGCTGGCAATGACTTCACCAACCTGGGGGACATGAGGACATTTTTCAGCCGGGTCAACGTCCAGGGGTCCGGCCACTCTGCGCATGGCAGGACGAGGGCCCAAATTGACGTCCTGCTCTGTTGGCTGTCCAAGTTCCCTGGGCCGGAGCAAGCTTTGGACGCGGTCGTACAGGTTCTCTGGGACAGTGCTCAGGACAGCATCCGACCCCAGCTGTCCTCTGGGATGCAAGAGTACAGACTCTCCCCCAGCAACCTCCCACAGTACTTCACACACGGAGAAATGGTGCCCAATCTCCCAGAGCCTCTCAGAGACTTGCCTAATTGGGTCCTGGTTGGCCTGCTCAGCGGCGACTTGCCCTCCATCATCCTCGAAGTGCTGGCGGTGCAGATGACCATGATGCGAACGCAGGTGGAGGACCCCCAGCGTCCCAGCAGCCACACGGCCTCCCTGCCAATCCGCAAGGTCCTGTACGGGCTGCTGCTGCATGGCAAAAGCATGCCTCTCCAGGAGCCGTgcacaaagaagaaaaagatcGCTCACCAAAACGAGGGCAGCCCACATTACCATGTGCGGGAGTTTGACAGGGAGGGTCTCAACTTGAAGGAATTCCATGTTCAGCCTGACCTCCCAAGTGGCATCCAGCACCTGCCTCTGAAGACACTGAATGAG GTGCCTCTTCCTGATCGACTCCAGGTTCTCCTGAAGACTCTGAAAGTGGATGAGTCCATCGCCAATGCCGTTCTCCCTCACCTCAGCTTACCTGTTTGCGTTACCTGCTACTGGCTAAACTGCTCCGAGCCCAAACCTGACCTGCATATTGTCCAGGCCCTGCTGCTGGGCATCGTGTATGGAGAGCTCTGCAGAACTCAAG GGCCAGAGGCTGGGGATCCGGATTTGCAGGCCGTCTGCGATAGGCTGGGCAGGCTACGGGTTGCAGTGCGCGAGAGGAAAGAGTTAGACCTGAAGGTGGCCCATGCTTACAGCCAGTGGCAGTCCTGCCTGTGGATGAGCTTCTACCTGAACCAGCTGCTCCAATGTCCACTCCCAGAGCCAGAGTGTGCCTG GTTGTACAGCGGGACGTTCGCGCACGGTGCCGTGAAGAAGCTGAGGACGGGTATTATCCCCGAGGTCCTGCTGGGAGGAGCCGGCGTTCCCGCGAGGCTCTACGAGACCATCCAGTGGGCCGTGCAGCGTTCCGTGGGCACTGACTTCTTCACCCCGCCTTCCAGGAGGCAAAATATTGGGGCTGGAGCCGCTGTTGAAGATAAGTAG